One window from the genome of Salvia miltiorrhiza cultivar Shanhuang (shh) chromosome 7, IMPLAD_Smil_shh, whole genome shotgun sequence encodes:
- the LOC130993119 gene encoding coiled-coil domain-containing protein SCD2, translated as MEKMRQWGSESGGASPARGHHARSSSASGISSIKRTQNYAAKAAAQRLAQVMASQAAATDDEDEDDAGVGDNDGDFGLRFNPPLPLSLSRPPVKTNGASNGSGGVKPLLPSPKIIRSSSDAVTCDLLEVQPARSTSTGRPSMSTRTMPAVPPSRPSVKTPAPFPPIDPPSSRQREKKFSPDLGQLNLRDTGDGRASSALRDELDMLQEENENIIEKLKLAEESCEAAESRVKELEKQVAALGEGVSLEAKLLSRKEAALRQREAALKEAKRAKDDVEISSLQSDIKLAKKESASVVEQLRGTESEVKALRSMTQRMVLTQHEMEEVVLKRCWLARYWGLAAQLGICADIAASKHEYWSSLAPLPLEIVLSAGQKAKEEHWEKGDNPQRSKLVEDFDLTGEGNIESTLAVEMGLKELASLKVEDSIVLAFAQQRRHNSSRTSAPDFKSPVDPKYMEAFELSAEESEDVLFKEAWLTYFWRRAKAYGIEEEIAKKRLEFWISRSGQAPTSHDAFDVEQGLMELRKLAIEPRLWEASRKEIEQDASLLDGPKSAAA; from the exons ATGGAGAAGATGCGCCAGTGGGGCAGCGAGTCCGGCGGAGCGTCGCCGGCGCGTGGGCACCACGCTCGCTCGTCGTCCGCCAGCGGCATTTCGAGCATCAAGCGCACTCAGAACTACGCCGCCAAAGCCGCGGCGCAGCGGCTGGCTCAGGTCATGGCCTCGCAAGCCGCCGCCACCGACGACGAGGATGAGGACGACGCTGGCGTCGGAGACAATGATGGTGATTTCGGACTCCGATTCAATCCTCCTCTtccgctctctctctccaggCCGCCTGTTAAGACTAATGGAGCTAGCAACGGCAGTGGCGGCGTCAAGCCGTTGCTTCCGTCTCCTAAGATTATTAGATCTTCTTCCGATGCG GTCACTTGCGACTTATTGGAAGTTCAACCAGCCCGATCAACTTCAACAGGACGACCGTCAATGTCAACTAGAACAATGCCGGCTGTACCTCCTAGTAGGCCTTCTGTGAAGACTCCCGCACCATTTCCGCCAATTGATCCTCCTAGCAGCCGGCAGAGAGAAAAGAA GTTCTCACCAGATTTAGGACAACTAAATTTAAGAGATACAGGAGATGGGCGTGCTTCTTCTGCACTTCGTGATGAA CTCGATATGCTGCAAGAAGAAAATGAGAATATTATTGAGAAG CTGAAACTTGCAGAGGAGAGTTGTGAAGCAGCTGAATCAAGAGTTAAGGAGCTTGAGAAACAG GTAGCTGCTCTTGGAGAAGGAGTTTCTTTGGAAGCTAAACTTTTGAGCAG aaaGGAAGCAGCATTACGTCAAAGAGAG GCTGCTCTTAAAGAGGCTAAGCGTGCAAAAGATGATGTGGAAATATCTTCATTGCAATCTGACATTAAG CTTGCAAAGAAGGAGTCTGCGTCTGTTGTTGAACAACTGCGTGGAACTGAGTCTGAAGTTAAAGCTCTTCGCTCAATGACACAAAGAATGGTGTTGACCCAACATGAAATG GAAGAAGTTGTTCTTAAAAGGTGCTGGCTAGCTAGATATTGGGGCTTAGCTGCTCAACTTG GCATCTGTGCTGATATTGCTGCGTCAAAGCATGAATACTGGTCATCTTTGGCGCCTCTTCCTTTGGAGATTGTTCTATCTGCTGGACAGAAGGCTAAGGAAGAACACTGGGAGAAAG GTGATAACCCACAAAGAAGCAAACTTGTTGAAGATTTTGATCTTACTGGAGAAGGAAACATTGAGAGCACGCTAGCAGTTGAAATGGGCTTAAAAGAACTTGCTTCTTTGAAG GTTGAAGATTCTATTGTTCTTGCATTCGCTCAACAAAGACGACATAACTCCTCTAGGACTTCAGCTCCAG ATTTCAAGTCACCAGTTGATCCGAAGTATATGGAAGCATTTG AACTGAGCGCAGAGGAATCTGAGGATGTACTCTTCAAAGAG GCATGGCTAACATACTTTTGGAGAAGAGCTAAAGCTTATGGTATAGAGGAAGAGATAGCTAAGAAGAGGCTCGAGTTCTGGATCAGCCGCAGTGGACAAGCACCAACTTCGCATGATGCCTTTGACG TGGAGCAAGGTCTAATGGAGCTGCGGAAATTGGCAATCGAGCCGAGACTGTGGGAAGCATCGCGCAAGGAAATAGAGCAAGACGCTTCCCTTCTTGACGGACCAAAATCTGCTGCTGCATAG
- the LOC130993122 gene encoding serine carboxypeptidase-like 45, producing the protein MATIVKIVAFFALLAHSAKSSSSSLSAADRISELPGQPRVSFQHYSGYVSVDQKEERALFYYFVEAEIEPASKPLVLWLNGGPGCSSLGVGAFSENGPFRPSGNGLVRNEHSWNREANILYLESPIGVGFSYAANSSSYDGVNDKITARDNLVFLRNWFLKFPQYKDRSLYITGESYAGHYIPQLAELMLQFNKKRKEFNLRGIALGNPVLEFATDFNSRAEFFWSHGLISDTTYRMFTSSCNYSRYVSEYYRGSLSPICSKVMSLVTTETSKFVDKYDVTLDVCISSVLSQSKALAPQQVTESIDVCVEDKTVNYLNRKDVQKALHARLVGLNRWLVCSNILDYELLDLEVPTINVVGRIIQAGIPVLVYSGDQDSVIPLTGSRRLVHRLARLLKLRSTTPYRVWFAGMQVGGWTKVYGNILSFATIRGASHEAPFSQPERSLVLFKAFLEGRPLPQEF; encoded by the exons ATGGCCACCATTGTAAAGATCGTAGCTTTTTTCGCTTTACTGGCACATTCAGCTaagtcttcttcttcttctctgtcTGCTGCTGACAGAATATCTGAGCTTCCTGGGCAGCCCCGAGTTAGTTTCCAGCATTATTCCGGCTACGTATCTGTTGATCAAAAGGAGGAGAGAGCTCTCTTCTACTACTTTGTTGAAGCTGAGATTGAGCCTGCGTCCAAGCCTCTTGTTTTATGGTTGAATGGAg GTCCTGGTTGTTCATCGTTGGGTGTTGGGGCGTTTTCTGAAAATGGGCCGTTTAGGCCAAGTGGGAATGGGCTGGTTAGGAATGAGCATAGCTGGAATAGAG AAGCAAATATCTTGTATTTGGAGTCGCCCATTGGAGTGGGGTTCTCTTATGCTGCCAATTCATCCTCTTATGATGGTGTAAATGACAAGATCACAG CTCGTGACAACTTGGTATTTCTGCGAAACTGGTTCCTTAAATTCCCACAATACAAAGACAGAAGCTTGTATATCACAGGAGAGAGCTATGCTG GCCACTATATTCcccagctggcagagctgatgctccaattcaacaaaaaaagaaaagaattcaACTTGAGAGGAATTGCA CTGGGGAATCCAGTGCTAGAATTCGCTACGGACTTCAACTCGAGGGCAGAATTCTTCTGGTCTCACGGCCTAATATCCGATACAACGTACAGAATGTTCACTTCTTCGTGCAATTACTCGCGCTATGTGAGCGAATACTACAGAGGCTCTCTCTCCCCTATCTGCTCCAAGGTTATGAGCCTTGTCACTACTGAAACCAGCAAATTTGTTGACAAATACGACGTCACCCTCGATGTCTGCATCTCATCTGTGCTCTCTCAGTCCAAAGCTCTTGCTCCTCAG CAAGTCACTGAGAGCATTGATGTGTGCGTGGAGGATAAGACTGTGAATTACTTGAACAGGAAAGATGTTCAGAAGGCCCTTCATGCACGCCTCGTTGGACTCAACCGCTGGCTCGTCTGCAGCAA CATTTTGGACTATGAACTGCTTGATCTCGAGGTACCTACGATCAACGTTGTGGGGAGAATAATTCAGGCAGGAATCCCAGTGTTGGTGTATAGTGGAGATCAAGATTCAGTCATACCTTTAACCGGAAGTAGGAGGCTCGTTCACAGACTGGCGCGGCTGTTGAAGCTGCGTTCCACTACGCCTTATAGGGTGTGGTTTGCTGGGATGCAG GTTGGAGGGTGGACTAAGGTCTATGGCAACATCCTATCGTTTGCAACGATCCGAGGAGCATCTCACGAGGCTCCGTTCTCTCAGCCGGAGAGATCCCTTGTTCTGTTCAAAGCCTTCTTGGAAGGCAGGCCTCTACCTcaagagttttaa
- the LOC130993123 gene encoding protein NEOXANTHIN-DEFICIENT 1 isoform X1: protein MDTSKPNSSQGYGKPPWVFKGSALYQLHLVKAETARAFIPKDFRLVEAFGYTLGGFFLANYEDSPVGIFDELVVIAGIVWNPPTSCAWAARVLVNSDQAFLHGRKDVGLPSRVANFTKSAREIPGTKRSRFGGFLNKIGMSDSMKSCLDVQIKEMNNHTAMDLCSINLTTAATAPSSQNDAGRWMGPAIKMSLPSFSGRTEHNPHLLKYSCQIECRVRAVSPAKVYGPFETTSEDSGGDDKRNLSISVMLSKPILALEFNSLQMKVEAPTVVPPQKKKHG from the exons ATGGATACTTCAAAACCAAATTCTTCTCAAGGATATGGTAAGCCTCCGTGGGTGTTCAAAGGAAG TGCCTTGTACCAGCTCCATCTTGTTAAGGCAGAGACAGCTCGAGCATTCATTCCCAAAGACTTCAGATTAGTGGAGGCGTTCGG GTATACTCTCGGAGGATTCTTTCTTGCTAATTATGAGGACAGTCCTGTTGGGATATTTGATGAG CTTGTGGTAATAGCAGGAATTGTTTGGAACCCTCCTACCTCTTGTGC ATGGGCTGCAAGAGTGCTGGTAAACAGTGACCAAGCATTTCTCCACGGACGAAAG GATGTCGGACTCCCTAGTCGAGTTGCCAATTTTACAAAG AGTGCCAGGGAAATTCCCGGGACAAAAAGGAGTCGATTTGGTGGGTTTTTGAACAAGATTGGCATGAGTGATAGCATGAAGAGTTGTTTGGATGTACAAATAAAAGAGATGAACAATCATACAGCCATGGACTTGTGCAGTATCAACCTCACCACTGCTG CAACGGCACCATCATCTCAAAACGACGCTGGAAGATGGATGGGCCCAGCAATCAAGATGTCACTCCCAAGCTTTAG CGGCCGCACAGAGCACAATCCTCACCTCCTCAAGTATTCTTGCCAGATTGAATGCAG GGTGAGAGCAGTGTCACCAGCTAAAGTGTATGGTCCATTTGAGACGACGAGCGAGGACTCTGGAGGAGATGATAAGCGAAACCTCAGCATCTCCGTGATGCTGTCGAAGCCTATTCTAGCCTTGGAGTTCAACTCTCTGCAAATGAAGGTTGAAGCTCCCACAGTCGTTCCTCCGCAGAAGAAGAAGCACGGCTGA
- the LOC130993123 gene encoding protein NEOXANTHIN-DEFICIENT 1 isoform X2 produces the protein MDTSKPNSSQGYGKPPWVFKGSALYQLHLVKAETARAFIPKDFRLVEAFGYTLGGFFLANYEDSPVGIFDELVVIAGIVWNPPTSCAWAARVLVNSDQAFLHGRKDVGLPSRVANFTKSAREIPGTKRSRFGGFLNKIGMSDSMKSCLDVQIKEMNNHTAMDLCSINLTTAATAPSSQNDAGRWMGPAIKMSLPSFSGRTEHNPHLLKYSCQIECSVTS, from the exons ATGGATACTTCAAAACCAAATTCTTCTCAAGGATATGGTAAGCCTCCGTGGGTGTTCAAAGGAAG TGCCTTGTACCAGCTCCATCTTGTTAAGGCAGAGACAGCTCGAGCATTCATTCCCAAAGACTTCAGATTAGTGGAGGCGTTCGG GTATACTCTCGGAGGATTCTTTCTTGCTAATTATGAGGACAGTCCTGTTGGGATATTTGATGAG CTTGTGGTAATAGCAGGAATTGTTTGGAACCCTCCTACCTCTTGTGC ATGGGCTGCAAGAGTGCTGGTAAACAGTGACCAAGCATTTCTCCACGGACGAAAG GATGTCGGACTCCCTAGTCGAGTTGCCAATTTTACAAAG AGTGCCAGGGAAATTCCCGGGACAAAAAGGAGTCGATTTGGTGGGTTTTTGAACAAGATTGGCATGAGTGATAGCATGAAGAGTTGTTTGGATGTACAAATAAAAGAGATGAACAATCATACAGCCATGGACTTGTGCAGTATCAACCTCACCACTGCTG CAACGGCACCATCATCTCAAAACGACGCTGGAAGATGGATGGGCCCAGCAATCAAGATGTCACTCCCAAGCTTTAG CGGCCGCACAGAGCACAATCCTCACCTCCTCAAGTATTCTTGCCAGATTGAATGCAG TGTCACCAGCTAA